In one Sporomusa sphaeroides DSM 2875 genomic region, the following are encoded:
- a CDS encoding aspartate-semialdehyde dehydrogenase yields MKKYNVAIVGATGAVGQEFLRLIEERKFPFNELKLLASERSAGKSIEFMGKSYIVEEATPEAFNNVQFALFAGGSISKTLAPEAAKRGAVVIDNSSAFRMDPEVPLVVPEVNPEAIKKHKGIIANPNCSTIIMVMALKPIYDAAKIKRIVVSTYQAVSGAGKEAIDELTDQVKAIMENRPVEANILPSASLPKHYQIAFNLLPHIDVFVEDDYTKEEMKMVHETHKILNDYSIGITATTVRVPVYRSHSESINIEMDGPLSPQEAKQLLAEFPGIIVQDDPAEMLYPMPLYTSDRNEVFVGRIRPDKTVPYGLNMWVVGDQIRKGAALNAVQIAEYMIEHNLI; encoded by the coding sequence ATGAAAAAGTATAATGTAGCAATTGTAGGTGCAACTGGAGCAGTTGGGCAGGAATTTTTAAGACTTATTGAAGAACGCAAATTTCCGTTTAATGAATTAAAATTGTTGGCATCTGAACGATCAGCCGGAAAATCCATAGAATTTATGGGAAAAAGTTACATAGTTGAAGAAGCAACACCAGAGGCTTTTAACAACGTGCAGTTTGCTTTGTTTGCCGGCGGTTCGATCAGTAAAACACTGGCACCTGAAGCTGCTAAACGGGGAGCTGTTGTTATTGATAACTCCAGTGCCTTTCGCATGGACCCGGAAGTGCCTTTGGTAGTGCCGGAAGTTAATCCTGAGGCCATAAAAAAGCACAAAGGAATTATTGCCAACCCTAACTGTTCAACTATTATTATGGTTATGGCTTTGAAGCCTATTTATGACGCTGCCAAAATAAAGCGGATTGTTGTATCAACCTATCAGGCAGTCTCTGGCGCCGGCAAGGAGGCTATTGACGAACTGACAGATCAGGTTAAGGCCATTATGGAAAACCGTCCGGTAGAAGCTAATATATTGCCAAGTGCCAGTCTGCCCAAACATTATCAGATAGCCTTTAATCTGTTGCCACATATTGATGTCTTTGTTGAGGACGATTACACTAAAGAAGAAATGAAAATGGTACATGAAACTCATAAGATATTGAATGATTATTCTATCGGAATCACTGCGACCACCGTAAGAGTACCGGTATATCGCAGTCACTCTGAATCAATAAACATAGAAATGGACGGTCCGCTGTCCCCGCAAGAGGCAAAACAGCTATTGGCTGAATTCCCAGGCATTATTGTACAAGACGATCCGGCAGAAATGCTGTATCCTATGCCTTTATATACTTCTGACCGCAATGAGGTATTCGTTGGTCGTATCCGCCCGGATAAAACGGTTCCTTATGGGCTGAATATGTGGGTAGTAGGCGATCAGATTCGAAAAGGTGCAGCTCTTAATGCCGTGCAAATTGCCGAGTATATGATTGAGCATAACTTAATTTGA
- the dapG gene encoding aspartate kinase, with the protein MRILVQKFGGTSVASPEVRELVLRKIEKAREQGFNPVIVVSAMGRQGAPYATDTLLSVARSVYKGIAARELDQIMYCGEMISAVVMAGTLQAAGMASVMLTGGQAGITTDDNFTDARILKCDPTRILSLLKQGKVPVVCGFQGMTDEGEFTTLGRGGSDTTASALGAALNAEMIEIYTDVDGIMTADPRIVENAKILDCISYGEVCQLAHQGAKVIHPRAVEIAMQKNIPLVVKSTFSDAPGTLITNIAQEDTSEAAVVDRVATGVTYLTNIAQFKVHLDDTMGSDSSFNVFRTMAESDISVDLINVHPGQIMFTITAEHVEQASTKLKQQGYHIEILENCAKVSVVGGGMREVPGVMANFIEALSRNKIAILQTVDSHTSISALVPQSDVGAAVKSLHEKFGLSN; encoded by the coding sequence ATGCGAATACTTGTCCAGAAGTTCGGGGGCACATCTGTAGCGTCACCCGAAGTGAGGGAACTGGTTCTGCGTAAAATTGAGAAGGCGCGGGAACAGGGCTTCAATCCGGTAATTGTGGTATCGGCAATGGGGCGCCAGGGAGCTCCTTATGCCACCGATACGCTGCTTAGCGTCGCACGTTCGGTGTATAAAGGGATTGCGGCCCGGGAACTGGATCAGATTATGTACTGCGGTGAAATGATTTCAGCTGTAGTTATGGCCGGTACTTTGCAGGCTGCCGGTATGGCTTCTGTTATGTTAACAGGCGGGCAGGCAGGCATTACCACAGATGATAACTTTACTGACGCCCGTATCTTAAAATGTGATCCAACACGGATACTTAGCCTGTTAAAACAAGGAAAAGTCCCTGTTGTCTGTGGTTTCCAAGGTATGACTGATGAAGGTGAGTTTACTACCTTGGGACGTGGCGGCAGTGATACAACTGCCTCGGCGTTAGGTGCAGCGCTCAATGCGGAAATGATAGAAATCTATACCGATGTTGACGGCATCATGACCGCTGATCCAAGAATTGTAGAGAATGCTAAAATCCTTGATTGCATAAGCTATGGTGAAGTGTGTCAACTGGCGCATCAAGGGGCTAAGGTTATTCATCCCCGGGCAGTGGAAATTGCCATGCAAAAAAATATTCCACTGGTAGTAAAATCCACCTTTAGTGATGCTCCCGGCACACTTATCACCAATATTGCCCAAGAGGATACCAGTGAAGCTGCGGTAGTTGACAGAGTGGCTACAGGGGTAACTTACCTGACCAATATTGCCCAGTTTAAAGTTCATCTTGACGATACCATGGGAAGTGACAGCAGCTTTAACGTGTTTAGAACTATGGCTGAAAGTGATATTAGTGTTGATTTAATTAATGTCCATCCGGGACAAATTATGTTCACCATTACTGCTGAGCACGTAGAGCAGGCTTCAACCAAACTCAAGCAGCAAGGCTATCATATCGAAATCTTGGAAAACTGTGCGAAAGTGTCGGTAGTTGGTGGCGGAATGCGTGAAGTTCCCGGAGTTATGGCAAACTTTATCGAAGCTCTATCACGTAATAAGATTGCTATTTTGCAAACCGTAGACTCGCATACCTCCATTTCAGCGCTTGTACCCCAAAGTGACGTTGGAGCCGCTGTTAAGTCGCTTCATGAAAAATTTGGTTTATCAAATTAA
- the dapA gene encoding 4-hydroxy-tetrahydrodipicolinate synthase — protein MRNFGRVLTAMVTPFNVDYSVNYNEAAKLAKYLVANGSDGIVVAGSTGEAATLSKDEKLELFRTVLDAVGDSATVIAGTGSNDTRASIDMTQAAEKIGVHGAMLVGPYYNKPPQEGFYQHFKAIADSTGLPLIVYNVPGRTASNILPATIARLAEINNIVAVKEASGSLDQISEIIRITPNDFLVYSGDDGLTLPLLGVGGNGVISVAAHIVGKRMQEMITAFFAGDIAKAQAIHLELMPFFKAIFITTNPIPIKECVNIIGINAGPLRLPLISPTAGETQQLKQVMQSIGVLQ, from the coding sequence ATGAGGAATTTCGGACGAGTCTTAACCGCGATGGTAACCCCGTTTAATGTTGACTACAGCGTAAATTACAATGAAGCAGCGAAACTGGCGAAATACCTTGTAGCTAATGGTTCTGACGGCATTGTTGTGGCCGGCAGTACCGGGGAAGCGGCTACTCTTTCAAAGGATGAGAAGCTGGAATTATTCAGGACGGTATTGGATGCAGTGGGGGACAGTGCTACCGTCATTGCGGGAACCGGTTCAAATGATACCAGAGCATCGATTGATATGACGCAGGCAGCCGAAAAAATTGGTGTACATGGAGCTATGCTTGTAGGTCCTTATTATAATAAACCGCCGCAAGAAGGATTTTATCAGCATTTTAAAGCTATTGCCGACTCAACGGGGTTGCCGCTTATTGTATATAACGTTCCCGGTCGTACTGCTTCTAATATTTTACCGGCAACGATTGCCCGGCTGGCGGAAATTAACAATATTGTAGCAGTCAAGGAAGCCAGTGGCAGCTTAGATCAAATTTCTGAAATTATCCGGATAACGCCGAACGACTTTTTAGTGTATAGTGGTGATGATGGATTGACACTACCGCTTTTAGGCGTAGGCGGCAATGGGGTAATTAGTGTTGCTGCACATATTGTCGGCAAGCGTATGCAAGAGATGATAACCGCTTTTTTTGCCGGAGATATAGCCAAAGCACAAGCAATACATCTTGAACTTATGCCTTTCTTCAAAGCCATTTTTATTACAACTAATCCGATACCGATTAAAGAATGTGTAAATATTATCGGCATTAACGCAGGTCCCCTGCGGCTGCCGTTAATATCACCCACTGCGGGTGAGACGCAGCAGCTTAAGCAGGTAATGCAATCAATCGGTGTTTTACAGTAA
- a CDS encoding ribonuclease J encodes MGEIGKNMTVIRYGDEIIVIDSGLMFPEDDMLGIDLVIPDITYLLDNRDLVKAVVLTHGHEDHIGALPYVLKQLNVPVYGTRLTLGILEGRLKENNVPATNLNAVKPGDRIQIGNFKIGFIRVSHSIADSVALSIKTPVGVIVHTGDFKLDQTPVDGKVTDFHRFAELGDQGVLVLLADSTNAERPGYTQSEKSVGVTFDETFRSARERIIIASFSSNIHRIQQAIDTACKYRRKVAILGRSMVNVANIALELGYLNVPEGILIDIDEINNYPSSAVVILTTGSQGEPMSALTRMAMSEHKKVEIVPGDTVIISATPIPGNEKLVSRTIDYLFRQGAEVVYEAASGIHVSGHASQEELKLIQNLIRPKFFIPVHGEYRHLVKHAQLAQSMGLPKENVFVAENGQVLEFTADKGLVAGKVTSGNVLVDGLGVGDVGNIVLRDRRQLSQDGILIIVVTMDKQGGQVAAGPDIVSRGFVYVRESEQLMEDAKERVRQALEKCENNGITEWAAIKSNVRDTLGKYLYERTRRRPMILPIIMEV; translated from the coding sequence ATGGGGGAGATCGGTAAAAACATGACGGTCATACGCTATGGTGACGAAATCATAGTAATTGACTCAGGTTTAATGTTCCCTGAAGACGACATGCTGGGGATTGATTTGGTTATTCCTGATATTACCTATCTGTTGGACAACCGCGATTTAGTGAAGGCGGTTGTTTTAACGCATGGGCATGAGGACCATATCGGTGCCCTGCCTTATGTATTAAAACAGCTGAATGTCCCTGTATATGGCACTCGTTTGACTCTTGGCATTCTGGAAGGCCGTTTGAAAGAAAACAACGTTCCTGCGACTAATCTGAATGCCGTTAAACCAGGCGACCGAATTCAGATTGGCAATTTTAAAATCGGTTTTATCCGGGTAAGTCACAGTATCGCCGACTCAGTAGCTTTATCCATAAAAACACCGGTTGGTGTGATTGTCCATACCGGCGACTTTAAACTTGATCAGACTCCGGTTGACGGTAAAGTTACTGATTTTCACCGCTTTGCCGAGTTAGGTGATCAAGGGGTTCTGGTACTTTTGGCTGATAGTACCAATGCGGAACGACCTGGTTACACGCAAAGTGAAAAGTCGGTGGGAGTCACCTTTGACGAGACTTTTCGTAGCGCGCGGGAGCGTATTATTATTGCTTCCTTTTCTTCTAATATTCACCGGATTCAGCAAGCCATTGATACTGCTTGCAAATACCGGCGCAAGGTAGCTATTCTTGGACGCAGCATGGTTAATGTTGCCAATATCGCTCTGGAGCTAGGCTATTTAAATGTGCCTGAAGGGATACTTATTGATATTGATGAAATTAATAATTATCCGTCTTCAGCAGTTGTTATTCTGACAACAGGCAGTCAGGGGGAACCGATGTCGGCTTTAACGAGAATGGCGATGTCGGAACACAAAAAGGTTGAAATTGTTCCGGGAGATACGGTAATCATTTCAGCCACACCAATCCCCGGCAACGAGAAACTGGTTTCACGCACAATTGACTATCTTTTTCGGCAAGGTGCCGAAGTGGTATATGAAGCGGCCTCCGGCATTCATGTTTCCGGCCATGCAAGCCAGGAGGAGCTCAAATTAATCCAAAACCTGATCCGGCCGAAATTCTTTATCCCGGTTCACGGAGAATACCGTCACCTGGTAAAGCATGCTCAACTGGCGCAATCCATGGGGCTGCCTAAGGAGAACGTTTTTGTTGCAGAAAATGGCCAGGTATTGGAGTTTACCGCCGACAAGGGGCTGGTAGCCGGCAAGGTAACTTCCGGCAATGTCTTAGTAGATGGCCTTGGGGTTGGTGATGTGGGCAATATTGTACTTCGCGACCGCCGGCAGCTTTCACAGGACGGAATATTAATCATTGTGGTCACGATGGACAAACAAGGCGGGCAAGTGGCCGCAGGCCCGGATATTGTATCCCGTGGTTTTGTCTATGTACGCGAGTCTGAACAGCTTATGGAAGATGCCAAAGAGCGTGTCAGGCAGGCGTTGGAAAAGTGTGAAAATAACGGTATTACGGAATGGGCCGCCATTAAATCCAATGTTCGTGATACGCTGGGCAAATATTTATATGAACGTACCCGCCGCCGTCCTATGATTTTACCGATAATCATGGAAGTATAA
- a CDS encoding ClpP family protease codes for MIVNDNPVVAPPGTNPEAPQINPSPAESPKKSRQARKTAAAENIQELGTPEVPIAKTNIHVMTIIGQIEGHMVLPPQNKTTKYEHVMPQIVAIEQSNEIDGLLLVLNTVGGDVEAGLAIAEMVASMSKPTVSIVLGGGHSIGVPIAVSATYSFIVESATMTIHPIRLTGLVIGAPSSFDYLEKMQERVNKFVVSHSNVTEKKWREFLFKTGELSRDIGTSVAGKDAVKYGLINEIGGVSQALKKLEELIELQKDHKEGKGLKQ; via the coding sequence ATGATAGTTAATGATAATCCGGTAGTTGCTCCTCCGGGTACTAATCCTGAAGCACCTCAAATAAATCCGTCGCCGGCAGAAAGTCCGAAAAAAAGCAGACAAGCCAGGAAAACAGCAGCAGCCGAAAATATCCAGGAGTTAGGGACACCCGAAGTACCAATAGCGAAGACCAATATTCATGTAATGACTATAATTGGGCAAATTGAAGGCCATATGGTTTTACCGCCTCAGAACAAAACTACCAAATATGAGCATGTAATGCCACAGATTGTCGCGATTGAACAGTCAAATGAAATCGACGGTTTGCTGCTGGTACTCAATACTGTAGGCGGCGATGTTGAAGCAGGGCTGGCCATCGCTGAAATGGTTGCCAGTATGTCAAAACCCACTGTTTCCATAGTATTGGGGGGCGGGCATAGTATTGGCGTACCGATTGCCGTTTCGGCGACATATTCGTTTATTGTGGAGAGCGCTACCATGACAATTCACCCTATCAGGCTTACCGGTTTGGTCATAGGCGCGCCAAGCTCCTTTGATTATCTCGAAAAGATGCAAGAGCGTGTTAATAAATTTGTGGTAAGCCATTCCAATGTAACTGAAAAGAAATGGAGAGAATTTCTCTTCAAAACAGGTGAATTGTCCCGGGACATCGGAACTTCGGTAGCTGGCAAAGATGCTGTTAAATATGGTTTAATTAATGAAATAGGCGGCGTATCGCAAGCCTTGAAAAAACTAGAGGAACTCATTGAACTGCAAAAAGACCATAAAGAAGGTAAGGGGCTGAAACAGTAA
- a CDS encoding YlzJ-like family protein, which translates to MILWTIVPEEVVYGDQNQPQPAYEEIEYAGQKVMAQKISHNEFRVVRLLTTDPLDYLRNELQPGTIITYKPVIQALS; encoded by the coding sequence ATGATTCTTTGGACAATTGTTCCGGAAGAAGTAGTGTACGGCGACCAAAATCAGCCGCAGCCAGCTTATGAAGAAATTGAATATGCAGGACAAAAGGTAATGGCGCAAAAAATATCGCATAATGAATTTCGTGTTGTTCGCTTATTGACCACCGATCCTCTCGACTACCTTCGCAATGAATTGCAGCCGGGAACAATTATCACTTATAAACCGGTTATTCAGGCGCTCTCATAA
- a CDS encoding FtsK/SpoIIIE family DNA translocase yields the protein MPKWLDHLTPELRHELLGITMFTGGLLALISLLGLNVGPLGVFIAKILTYTFGIGAAVVPLVLLIVGLKYIVAKSPIIYSVKFWGLLLFYLMVLAIYHHVKIPVGQEIMPDSLVTGGGFTGGVLLFSLRKLLGVHGSIIVLSAMLLCSILMITTWSLAAALLTAKVKAVDSLTSAKEAIAASAENIFSEQEEPPSRPAFYDQQCDDKPEFIVKTPKKENSMPKEGIATAEHSEPESFVPVRPEAAEATATYGLPPVSILKKPNRPRLTKLPKEVTDNARILEQTLDSFGVSARVINTCQGPTVTRYELEPAPGVKVSKIVNLSDDLALKLASSGVRIEAPIPGKAAIGIEVPNKELSGVALREVLETDEFVRSSSGLTVALGKDIAGQPIIADLAKMPHLLVAGATGSGKSVCINTLITSVLFKARPDEVKLVLIDPKMVELSNYNGIPHLLTPVVTDAKKAASALNWAVQEMERRYEVFATAGVRDIARYNELHADNHLPLVLIIIDELADLMMVAPVDVEDAICRLAQKARAAGLHLVLATQRPSVDVITGTIKANVPSRISFAVSSQVDSRTILDSAGAEKLLGKGDMLFYPVGASKPLRVQGAFIADSEVEALVNYIKEQAEPEYNDGITTVESGNAGKDEQTHFEDELLEDAVNMVLETGQASVSMLQRKFRIGYTRAARLIDTMEEMKIVGPNIGSKARDIIMTSEQVNVRYFKK from the coding sequence TTGCCTAAATGGTTAGACCATTTGACTCCGGAATTGCGACATGAATTATTGGGTATAACAATGTTTACCGGCGGACTGCTGGCGTTAATTAGCCTGCTGGGTTTGAATGTTGGTCCGTTAGGGGTATTTATTGCTAAAATACTTACATATACTTTTGGAATTGGCGCGGCAGTTGTACCTTTAGTGTTGTTAATCGTTGGACTAAAGTACATTGTAGCGAAAAGCCCAATTATTTATTCAGTCAAGTTTTGGGGCTTATTGCTTTTTTATCTTATGGTTTTAGCAATTTATCATCATGTTAAGATTCCGGTTGGTCAGGAAATAATGCCTGATAGCTTGGTGACAGGCGGCGGCTTTACCGGCGGTGTGCTGCTTTTTTCTTTGCGTAAATTGTTAGGAGTGCATGGTTCCATCATCGTACTTTCCGCCATGTTGCTTTGTTCAATACTAATGATTACGACCTGGTCACTGGCGGCAGCATTGCTGACAGCTAAAGTCAAGGCGGTAGACAGCCTGACTTCAGCCAAGGAAGCTATCGCCGCGTCTGCAGAAAATATTTTCTCAGAACAAGAGGAGCCACCAAGCCGGCCTGCTTTTTATGACCAGCAGTGTGATGACAAGCCGGAATTTATTGTCAAGACGCCCAAAAAAGAAAATAGTATGCCTAAAGAGGGGATCGCCACAGCAGAACACTCTGAACCGGAGTCTTTCGTGCCAGTCAGGCCTGAAGCGGCTGAGGCGACTGCAACATATGGGTTGCCGCCGGTATCTATCTTAAAAAAACCAAACCGTCCACGCTTAACCAAGCTGCCGAAAGAAGTTACCGACAACGCCCGTATACTGGAACAGACGTTAGACAGTTTCGGCGTCAGTGCCAGAGTGATAAATACTTGTCAGGGACCGACAGTTACGCGGTACGAACTTGAACCCGCTCCTGGTGTAAAAGTAAGCAAAATAGTGAATTTATCAGATGACCTGGCGCTGAAACTTGCATCGTCAGGGGTTCGTATTGAAGCTCCTATTCCCGGTAAAGCAGCTATTGGCATTGAAGTGCCCAATAAGGAATTATCCGGTGTTGCTTTAAGAGAGGTTTTGGAAACTGACGAATTTGTACGTTCTTCCTCCGGTTTGACAGTAGCGTTAGGCAAAGACATTGCAGGACAGCCAATTATTGCAGACCTGGCTAAGATGCCGCATTTGCTGGTTGCGGGGGCTACCGGTTCAGGCAAAAGCGTTTGCATTAATACGTTGATAACCAGCGTGCTCTTTAAAGCGCGTCCTGATGAAGTAAAATTAGTATTAATTGACCCTAAAATGGTGGAACTATCCAACTATAATGGTATACCGCATTTGCTGACACCTGTAGTGACAGACGCCAAGAAAGCGGCATCGGCCTTAAACTGGGCTGTACAGGAGATGGAGCGCCGTTATGAAGTTTTTGCTACCGCGGGAGTCCGTGATATTGCACGGTATAATGAGCTTCATGCCGATAACCACCTGCCCTTAGTGCTGATTATCATCGACGAGCTGGCTGATTTGATGATGGTAGCCCCTGTCGATGTTGAGGATGCCATTTGCCGCCTGGCACAAAAAGCCCGGGCTGCCGGTTTGCACCTGGTACTGGCCACACAGCGTCCTTCGGTTGACGTTATTACCGGTACAATTAAGGCCAATGTACCTTCCCGCATTTCTTTTGCTGTCTCGTCACAAGTCGACTCACGGACAATTTTAGACAGTGCCGGGGCCGAAAAACTGTTAGGCAAAGGGGATATGTTATTTTACCCGGTCGGGGCTTCAAAACCGCTCAGGGTGCAGGGAGCCTTCATTGCCGATAGCGAAGTGGAAGCCCTGGTAAACTATATTAAGGAACAGGCTGAGCCGGAATATAATGATGGTATAACGACTGTGGAGAGTGGGAATGCCGGTAAAGATGAGCAAACTCATTTTGAAGATGAACTTTTGGAAGATGCCGTGAATATGGTGCTGGAAACCGGACAAGCTTCTGTATCCATGCTGCAACGCAAATTTCGTATTGGCTATACGCGCGCGGCCAGGTTAATTGATACTATGGAAGAGATGAAAATTGTCGGACCCAATATAGGTAGTAAAGCACGGGATATTATTATGACTTCTGAACAAGTTAACGTAAGATATTTCAAGAAATAA
- the mnmH gene encoding tRNA 2-selenouridine(34) synthase MnmH: MHSIISVEEAVAIDSPVFIDVRSPAEYETGHIPGAVNIPLFSDDERVQVGTTYRQVGVEEAKLQGLVLASAKLPDIVGRVQQLRESGRKVVVYCWRGGMRSKAVVTVLELMGILSSQLSGGYKAYRQFVLNRLRTFEVKPIIIVLCGSTGTGKTLILNQLANANIPVINLEQLANHRGSVFGQIGLGRPATAQIFDTNLLLALDQLNTQPYIVVECESKRIGNVYLPDCLFDAMRRGKKILVSADIEVRVDRLIKEYIHLYKDKDNDEAIVAGLESLRRRLGNKKTEYLLADFRAGKVRDVVKVLLVDYYDLMYGYGQSDTAIYDVEVNADDIEQATEVIIQYLQQFGR; this comes from the coding sequence TTGCATAGTATTATTAGTGTAGAAGAAGCTGTCGCTATAGACAGTCCGGTTTTTATTGATGTGCGTTCACCGGCAGAATATGAAACCGGGCATATCCCTGGAGCCGTAAACATTCCCTTATTCAGTGATGATGAACGTGTTCAGGTGGGAACGACCTACAGACAGGTAGGTGTCGAAGAAGCCAAGCTGCAGGGACTGGTTTTGGCCTCAGCCAAGCTGCCGGATATCGTCGGACGGGTTCAACAACTTCGTGAATCAGGACGAAAAGTGGTAGTATACTGTTGGCGGGGGGGCATGCGCTCCAAAGCGGTAGTAACTGTGCTGGAATTAATGGGAATCTTGTCTTCTCAGCTTTCCGGGGGCTACAAAGCCTATCGTCAATTTGTCTTGAACAGGTTGAGAACTTTCGAGGTTAAACCCATAATCATTGTGCTCTGCGGCTCAACCGGCACAGGGAAAACTTTAATTCTAAACCAACTGGCTAATGCAAACATTCCGGTAATCAATTTGGAACAATTAGCAAATCACCGGGGGTCGGTTTTTGGACAAATTGGTTTAGGCAGACCGGCAACAGCTCAAATTTTTGATACGAATTTACTGCTGGCGCTTGACCAATTAAATACACAGCCATATATAGTCGTTGAATGTGAAAGCAAGCGTATTGGCAATGTATACTTGCCCGACTGTCTGTTTGACGCTATGAGGCGGGGCAAAAAGATTTTGGTGTCAGCAGATATTGAGGTACGGGTAGACCGGTTAATCAAGGAGTACATACATTTATATAAAGATAAAGACAATGATGAAGCAATAGTTGCTGGCCTTGAATCATTGCGCAGACGTCTCGGCAACAAGAAAACAGAATACTTATTGGCTGATTTTAGAGCAGGTAAGGTTCGGGACGTCGTGAAGGTACTGCTTGTGGACTATTACGATCTTATGTATGGCTATGGGCAATCAGATACAGCTATATATGATGTAGAAGTAAATGCAGATGATATAGAGCAGGCAACGGAAGTAATAATCCAATACTTACAACAGTTTGGGAGGTAG